A single window of Rubripirellula lacrimiformis DNA harbors:
- a CDS encoding AAA family ATPase, with amino-acid sequence MMARRAVKNKAVCGADHGACLFRPDHPIEASKTRGQAQAAWIAIEGWRHFMREGFDTRTIRNIAMTGWNARVQRWRKGLLCPDQIVLPPRPAEDIDANTQDKLDEIHQLMQITYDSLPRDADIRPRSLRRLFKQFSSLKRPIIHGLLRAGETMNVIAPPKVGKSWLVNDMALAVATGRPWLDRFDTERGEVLIIDNELHPTTSAHRIPKVMAARGITDADVSDHIFVSNLRGNLKDITSLGTYFNHVYEERFRMIIIAAFYRMLSANADENDNAAMAGVYNTIDRYAEMLGSAFVLVHHTSKGNQSYKSITDVGAGAGSQARATDTHLVLRPHEEDNAIVLDAGVRSWPPLDPIGLRWNFPIWAPDAALNASKLKNDGRRRKPKDDKPTEAPWDAERFVQTFIDAEPKTAVVIKAAAKKSKVSGRQAQTLLEQAEDEGLVHRWRFASNQKHKFATEPQPESAGKSKS; translated from the coding sequence GATTGCGATCGAGGGTTGGCGTCACTTCATGCGCGAAGGCTTCGATACACGAACGATTCGTAACATCGCGATGACCGGGTGGAATGCCCGCGTTCAACGTTGGCGCAAAGGTTTGCTGTGTCCCGACCAGATCGTGTTGCCGCCTCGGCCGGCCGAAGACATTGACGCCAACACGCAGGACAAGCTCGATGAAATCCATCAGTTGATGCAGATCACGTACGATTCGTTGCCACGGGACGCAGACATAAGGCCGCGGAGCTTGCGGCGATTGTTCAAGCAATTCTCGTCGCTCAAGCGTCCCATCATTCACGGGCTGCTTCGTGCTGGCGAAACGATGAACGTGATCGCGCCGCCCAAGGTTGGCAAATCATGGTTGGTCAACGACATGGCCCTCGCCGTCGCGACCGGCCGGCCGTGGCTCGATCGGTTCGATACCGAACGTGGCGAAGTGCTGATCATCGACAACGAGCTACATCCGACGACGTCGGCGCACCGAATCCCGAAGGTCATGGCCGCGCGAGGGATCACGGACGCCGACGTCTCGGACCACATTTTCGTTTCCAACCTACGGGGCAACCTCAAAGACATCACTTCGCTTGGAACATACTTCAATCACGTTTACGAAGAACGATTCCGGATGATCATCATCGCCGCGTTCTATCGAATGCTGTCGGCCAATGCGGATGAGAACGACAACGCGGCGATGGCTGGCGTTTACAACACGATTGACCGATACGCTGAAATGCTCGGGTCCGCGTTCGTTCTCGTCCACCACACAAGCAAGGGCAACCAGTCCTACAAATCCATCACCGACGTCGGTGCCGGCGCAGGCAGCCAAGCCCGCGCGACCGACACGCACCTGGTGCTTCGTCCGCACGAAGAGGACAACGCGATCGTGCTCGACGCGGGCGTGCGTTCCTGGCCACCGCTGGATCCTATTGGCCTGCGTTGGAACTTTCCCATTTGGGCACCCGACGCGGCGCTCAACGCCAGCAAACTCAAGAACGATGGTCGCCGGCGAAAGCCTAAAGACGACAAGCCAACTGAGGCCCCCTGGGACGCCGAACGGTTCGTTCAAACATTCATCGACGCCGAGCCCAAGACCGCTGTCGTGATCAAAGCGGCAGCGAAGAAGAGCAAGGTTTCGGGCCGGCAAGCTCAAACGCTATTGGAGCAAGCCGAGGACGAAGGATTGGTCCACCGCTGGCGATTTGCATCGAACCAAAAACACAAATTTGCGACCGAGCCACAGCCTGAATCGGCCGGCAAAAGCAAGTCTTGA